In a single window of the Zonotrichia leucophrys gambelii isolate GWCS_2022_RI chromosome 2, RI_Zleu_2.0, whole genome shotgun sequence genome:
- the SGCE gene encoding epsilon-sarcoglycan isoform X10, giving the protein MGYPDRPGWLRYIQRTPYSDGVLYGSPTVENVGKPTIIEITAYNRRTFETARHNLIINIMSAEDFPLPYQAEFFIRNMNVEEMLASEVLGDFLGAVKNVWQPERLNAINITSALDRGGRVPLPINDMKEGVYVMVGADVPFSSCLREVENPQNQLRCSQEMEPVITCDKKFRTQFHIDWCKISLVDNTKQVSTFQEVVRGEGILPDGGEYKPPSDTLKSRDYYSDFLITLAVPSAIALVLFLILAYIMCCRREGVEKRNMQTPDIQLVHHSAIQKSTKELRDMSKNREIAWPLSTLPVFHPVTGEIVPPLHTDTYDNTSMPLMQTQQNLPHQTQIPQQQSAGEFRMTTFQRFEVNGIPEERKLTEAMNL; this is encoded by the exons ATGGGTTACCCTGACAGACCTGGATGGCTGCGCTATATCCAAAGGACACCGTACAGTGATGGAGTGCTCTATGGCTCACCGACTGTGGAAAACGTGGGCAAGCCAACCATCATTGAG ATCACTGCATATAACAGGCGTACCTTTGAAACAGCCAGACACAATTTGATCATTAATATAATGTCAGCAGAAG ATTTTCCTTTACCGTATCAAGCGGAATTCTTCATAAGGAACATGAATGTAGAAGAAATGCTGGCAAGTGAAGTTCTGGGGGACTTCCTTGGAGCAGTGAAAAATGTGTGGCAGCCAGAACGCTTGAATGCCATAAACATTACTTCAGCTCttgacaggggagggagagttCCACTTCCCATTAATGACATGAAGGAGGG TGTGTATGTGATGGTTGGGGCAGATGTTCCTTTCTCTTCGTGTTTACGAGAAGTGGAAAACCCACAGAATCAGCTGAGGTGCAGTCAAGAAATGGAGCCTGTAATAACCTGCGATAAAAAATTTCGTACTCAATTCCATATTGACTGGTGTAAAATCTCTCTG GTTGACAATACAAAGCAAGTTTCCACCTTTCAGGAAGTGGTTCGTGGAGAGGGAATATTACCTGATGGTGGAGAATACAAGCCACCTTCTGATACACTGAAAAGCAGAGACTATTACTCGGATTTCCTAATTACACTGGCAGTGCCCTCGGCAATAGCACTGGTGCTGTTTCTAATACTTGCCTATATCATGTGCTGCCGACGGGAAGGAGT ggAAAAGAGAAACATGCAAACACCAGA CATCCAGCTGGTGCACCACAGTGCTATTCAGAAATCCACCAAAGAGCTCCGGGACATGTCCAAGAACAGGGAGATCGCGTGGCCGCTGTCCACGCTGCCCGTGTTCCACCCGGTGACGGGCGAGATCGTCCCGCCCCTGCACACCGACACCTACGACAACACCAGCATGCCCCTGATGCAGACACAGCA GAACCTGCCACATCAGACTCagattccacagcagcagagtgcag GAGAATTTCGTATGACAACATTTCAAAGATTTGAG GTAAATGGTATTCCTGAGGAAAGAAAACTAACAGAAGCAATGAATTTGTAA
- the SGCE gene encoding epsilon-sarcoglycan isoform X4 — protein MRRRWCQQQQAEERGAMRCCAAGPWPHSALTTLLLTAILLSSADGSNGTVNWTTKRAHSYVISRIKAVQKNVYTILSKVHSDRNVYPSAGVLFVHVLEREYFKGEFPPYPKPGEISNDPITFNTNLMGYPDRPGWLRYIQRTPYSDGVLYGSPTVENVGKPTIIEITAYNRRTFETARHNLIINIMSAEDFPLPYQAEFFIRNMNVEEMLASEVLGDFLGAVKNVWQPERLNAINITSALDRGGRVPLPINDMKEGVYVMVGADVPFSSCLREVENPQNQLRCSQEMEPVITCDKKFRTQFHIDWCKISLVDNTKQVSTFQEVVRGEGILPDGGEYKPPSDTLKSRDYYSDFLITLAVPSAIALVLFLILAYIMCCRREGVEKRNMQTPDIQLVHHSAIQKSTKELRDMSKNREIAWPLSTLPVFHPVTGEIVPPLHTDTYDNTSMPLMQTQQNLPHQTQIPQQQSAGKWYS, from the exons ATGCGGCGGCGgtggtgtcagcagcagcaggcggAGGAGCGGGGAGCGATGCGGTGCTGCGCGGCGGGGCCGTGGCCGCACAGCGCCCTCACCACGCTCCTGCTGACAG CTATTTTGCTAAGCTCTGCTGATGGCAGTAATGGAACTGTTAACTGGACGACTAAGCGAGCCCACAGTTATGTTATCAGCAGAATAAAGGCTGTTCAGAAGAATG tgTACACAATTCTGTCTAAGGTGCACTCTGATCGGAATGTATACCCTTCTGCTGGAGTTCTGTTTGTTCATGTTTTGGAGAGAGAGTACTTTAAGGGGGAATTCCCTCCTTACCCAAAGCCTG GTGAAATAAGTAATGATCCTATAACATTCAATACCAATTTAATGGGTTACCCTGACAGACCTGGATGGCTGCGCTATATCCAAAGGACACCGTACAGTGATGGAGTGCTCTATGGCTCACCGACTGTGGAAAACGTGGGCAAGCCAACCATCATTGAG ATCACTGCATATAACAGGCGTACCTTTGAAACAGCCAGACACAATTTGATCATTAATATAATGTCAGCAGAAG ATTTTCCTTTACCGTATCAAGCGGAATTCTTCATAAGGAACATGAATGTAGAAGAAATGCTGGCAAGTGAAGTTCTGGGGGACTTCCTTGGAGCAGTGAAAAATGTGTGGCAGCCAGAACGCTTGAATGCCATAAACATTACTTCAGCTCttgacaggggagggagagttCCACTTCCCATTAATGACATGAAGGAGGG TGTGTATGTGATGGTTGGGGCAGATGTTCCTTTCTCTTCGTGTTTACGAGAAGTGGAAAACCCACAGAATCAGCTGAGGTGCAGTCAAGAAATGGAGCCTGTAATAACCTGCGATAAAAAATTTCGTACTCAATTCCATATTGACTGGTGTAAAATCTCTCTG GTTGACAATACAAAGCAAGTTTCCACCTTTCAGGAAGTGGTTCGTGGAGAGGGAATATTACCTGATGGTGGAGAATACAAGCCACCTTCTGATACACTGAAAAGCAGAGACTATTACTCGGATTTCCTAATTACACTGGCAGTGCCCTCGGCAATAGCACTGGTGCTGTTTCTAATACTTGCCTATATCATGTGCTGCCGACGGGAAGGAGT ggAAAAGAGAAACATGCAAACACCAGA CATCCAGCTGGTGCACCACAGTGCTATTCAGAAATCCACCAAAGAGCTCCGGGACATGTCCAAGAACAGGGAGATCGCGTGGCCGCTGTCCACGCTGCCCGTGTTCCACCCGGTGACGGGCGAGATCGTCCCGCCCCTGCACACCGACACCTACGACAACACCAGCATGCCCCTGATGCAGACACAGCA GAACCTGCCACATCAGACTCagattccacagcagcagagtgcag GTAAATGGTATTCCTGA
- the SGCE gene encoding epsilon-sarcoglycan isoform X8 produces the protein MRRRWCQQQQAEERGAMRCCAAGPWPHSALTTLLLTAILLSSADGSNGTVNWTTKRAHSYVISRIKAVQKNVYTILSKVHSDRNVYPSAGVLFVHVLEREYFKGEFPPYPKPGEISNDPITFNTNLMGYPDRPGWLRYIQRTPYSDGVLYGSPTVENVGKPTIIEITAYNRRTFETARHNLIINIMSAEDFPLPYQAEFFIRNMNVEEMLASEVLGDFLGAVKNVWQPERLNAINITSALDRGGRVPLPINDMKEGVYVMVGADVPFSSCLREVENPQNQLRCSQEMEPVITCDKKFRTQFHIDWCKISLVDNTKQVSTFQEVVRGEGILPDGGEYKPPSDTLKSRDYYSDFLITLAVPSAIALVLFLILAYIMCCRREGVEKRNMQTPDIQLVHHSAIQKSTKELRDMSKNREIAWPLSTLPVFHPVTGEIVPPLHTDTYDNTSMPLMQTQQ, from the exons ATGCGGCGGCGgtggtgtcagcagcagcaggcggAGGAGCGGGGAGCGATGCGGTGCTGCGCGGCGGGGCCGTGGCCGCACAGCGCCCTCACCACGCTCCTGCTGACAG CTATTTTGCTAAGCTCTGCTGATGGCAGTAATGGAACTGTTAACTGGACGACTAAGCGAGCCCACAGTTATGTTATCAGCAGAATAAAGGCTGTTCAGAAGAATG tgTACACAATTCTGTCTAAGGTGCACTCTGATCGGAATGTATACCCTTCTGCTGGAGTTCTGTTTGTTCATGTTTTGGAGAGAGAGTACTTTAAGGGGGAATTCCCTCCTTACCCAAAGCCTG GTGAAATAAGTAATGATCCTATAACATTCAATACCAATTTAATGGGTTACCCTGACAGACCTGGATGGCTGCGCTATATCCAAAGGACACCGTACAGTGATGGAGTGCTCTATGGCTCACCGACTGTGGAAAACGTGGGCAAGCCAACCATCATTGAG ATCACTGCATATAACAGGCGTACCTTTGAAACAGCCAGACACAATTTGATCATTAATATAATGTCAGCAGAAG ATTTTCCTTTACCGTATCAAGCGGAATTCTTCATAAGGAACATGAATGTAGAAGAAATGCTGGCAAGTGAAGTTCTGGGGGACTTCCTTGGAGCAGTGAAAAATGTGTGGCAGCCAGAACGCTTGAATGCCATAAACATTACTTCAGCTCttgacaggggagggagagttCCACTTCCCATTAATGACATGAAGGAGGG TGTGTATGTGATGGTTGGGGCAGATGTTCCTTTCTCTTCGTGTTTACGAGAAGTGGAAAACCCACAGAATCAGCTGAGGTGCAGTCAAGAAATGGAGCCTGTAATAACCTGCGATAAAAAATTTCGTACTCAATTCCATATTGACTGGTGTAAAATCTCTCTG GTTGACAATACAAAGCAAGTTTCCACCTTTCAGGAAGTGGTTCGTGGAGAGGGAATATTACCTGATGGTGGAGAATACAAGCCACCTTCTGATACACTGAAAAGCAGAGACTATTACTCGGATTTCCTAATTACACTGGCAGTGCCCTCGGCAATAGCACTGGTGCTGTTTCTAATACTTGCCTATATCATGTGCTGCCGACGGGAAGGAGT ggAAAAGAGAAACATGCAAACACCAGA CATCCAGCTGGTGCACCACAGTGCTATTCAGAAATCCACCAAAGAGCTCCGGGACATGTCCAAGAACAGGGAGATCGCGTGGCCGCTGTCCACGCTGCCCGTGTTCCACCCGGTGACGGGCGAGATCGTCCCGCCCCTGCACACCGACACCTACGACAACACCAGCATGCCCCTGATGCAGACACAGCA GTAA